One genomic window of Fusobacterium varium includes the following:
- the lpxK gene encoding tetraacyldisaccharide 4'-kinase, with the protein MRILSFIYYLITSLRNFLYDKGIFRVKRVPGVEVICIGNITVGGTGKTPAVQYFSKRLQKMGRKVAVVSRGYRGKRKREPLLVSDGREIFATTRESGDEPFLHALNLHKIPIIVSSNRYKGCLFAKKHFNVDTIILDDGFQHRKLGRNRDIVLIDATNPFGWGQLLPLGMLREDFKKAAKRASEFIITKSDLVSEREVERIKKYLKKKLNKEVSTAKHGVTSLCDLKGNAKPLFWIKDKRVLLFSGLANPLNFEKTVISLEPSYIERVDFMDHHNFKKKDIELIQKRAESMQASYIITTEKDLVKLPSDLSINNLFVLKIEFTLLEDNSLKDLEEIKK; encoded by the coding sequence ATGAGAATATTATCGTTTATATATTATTTAATTACTTCCTTGCGAAACTTTCTTTATGATAAGGGAATCTTTAGAGTAAAGAGAGTTCCAGGAGTTGAAGTAATATGCATAGGAAATATTACTGTAGGGGGTACTGGTAAAACCCCTGCTGTTCAATATTTTTCAAAAAGATTACAAAAGATGGGGCGAAAGGTTGCAGTAGTTTCTAGAGGATATCGAGGAAAGAGAAAGAGAGAACCTCTTTTAGTAAGTGATGGAAGAGAGATTTTTGCCACTACTCGAGAGAGTGGAGATGAGCCATTTTTACATGCTCTCAATCTTCATAAGATACCAATAATTGTAAGTTCTAATAGATATAAAGGGTGTCTTTTTGCTAAAAAACACTTTAATGTAGACACTATTATTCTTGATGATGGTTTTCAACATAGAAAATTAGGACGTAATAGAGATATAGTTCTTATTGATGCTACTAATCCTTTTGGTTGGGGACAACTTCTTCCTTTGGGAATGTTGAGAGAAGATTTTAAAAAAGCTGCTAAAAGAGCTAGTGAATTTATAATTACAAAATCAGATTTAGTAAGTGAAAGAGAAGTTGAAAGAATAAAAAAATATTTAAAGAAAAAATTGAATAAAGAGGTTTCCACAGCTAAACATGGAGTTACATCTCTTTGTGATCTAAAAGGAAATGCTAAACCTCTATTTTGGATAAAAGACAAGAGAGTTCTGCTTTTTTCAGGTCTTGCTAATCCTCTTAACTTTGAAAAAACAGTAATATCTTTAGAGCCATCTTATATTGAAAGAGTAGATTTTATGGACCACCATAATTTTAAGAAAAAAGATATTGAACTTATTCAAAAACGTGCTGAAAGTATGCAAGCTTCTTATATAATTACAACTGAGAAAGATTTGGTAAAACTTCCAAGTGATCTATCTATTAATAATCTATTTGTATTAAAGATAGAGTTTACTCTATTGGAAGATAACAGTTTAAAAGATTTGGAGGAAATTAAAAAATGA
- a CDS encoding PTS sugar transporter subunit IIA: MLEYFNNKLITVIDGKHTKEEILKIMVDLIGENSDALSNKEDFLENILNREKVGSTGIGLGIALPHARCENIKKIVVAVALLKEPINFNSLDGESVKLLVMLGAPKSQGAEYLSLVGTLMRTFRNTESRNTLLEASNQQELIEAIAELNR, translated from the coding sequence ATGCTTGAATATTTTAATAATAAACTTATCACTGTAATTGATGGAAAACATACTAAAGAAGAGATTTTAAAGATAATGGTTGATTTAATTGGAGAAAATAGTGATGCTCTTTCTAATAAAGAGGATTTTTTAGAAAATATACTTAATCGTGAAAAAGTAGGTAGTACTGGTATAGGGCTTGGAATAGCTCTTCCACATGCTAGATGTGAAAATATAAAAAAAATTGTAGTTGCTGTAGCTCTTTTAAAAGAACCTATCAATTTTAATTCCCTTGATGGTGAAAGTGTAAAATTATTAGTGATGTTAGGAGCTCCTAAGAGTCAAGGAGCAGAGTATCTATCTCTTGTAGGAACTCTTATGAGAACTTTTAGAAATACAGAATCAAGAAATACTCTTCTAGAAGCCTCAAATCAACAAGAGCTAATTGAAGCTATTGCGGAGTTGAATAGATAA
- the nadD gene encoding nicotinate (nicotinamide) nucleotide adenylyltransferase, with amino-acid sequence MKIGIYGGSFNPIHFGHVKIATYVLENLKLDKILIIPVGTPSHRENNLVSGEYRLKMCQLAFEKYKNIEISDIEIKNTSISYTIDTLKKIQKLYGEENEFFEIIGEDSADYFSQWKDYKKILEKSKVVVLKRKGYKSLLQDKNLIYLNSPLFNVSSTLVRGKLKNEEDTSEFLPKKVLEFIKENKLYM; translated from the coding sequence ATGAAAATTGGTATTTATGGGGGAAGTTTTAATCCTATACACTTTGGGCATGTTAAAATTGCTACCTATGTACTAGAAAATTTAAAGTTAGATAAAATATTAATTATTCCTGTTGGAACTCCTTCTCATAGAGAAAATAATCTAGTGTCTGGAGAGTATAGGCTTAAAATGTGTCAGCTTGCTTTTGAAAAGTATAAAAATATTGAAATATCTGATATAGAAATTAAAAATACCTCTATTTCTTACACAATAGATACTTTAAAAAAAATTCAAAAACTTTATGGAGAAGAAAACGAATTTTTTGAAATTATAGGTGAAGATTCTGCTGATTATTTTTCTCAATGGAAAGATTATAAAAAAATTCTTGAAAAAAGTAAGGTAGTAGTATTAAAAAGAAAAGGGTATAAAAGTTTACTACAAGATAAAAACCTAATCTATTTAAATAGTCCTCTTTTTAATGTTTCATCCACTTTAGTAAGAGGAAAATTAAAAAATGAAGAAGATACTAGTGAATTTCTTCCTAAAAAGGTTTTAGAATTCATCAAAGAAAATAAGCTTTATATGTGA
- the yfcE gene encoding phosphodiesterase has product MKLLVISDIHGSPVYLKKVLDIFERENYDKLILLGDELYHGPRNPIPEGYNPKEVIELLNNYKNKIIAVRGNCDSEVDQMMLNFPIMSDYHLLFWNNKKIFITHGHIYNKDNPLPLEDGDILLYGHFHIPMIFENDGKLFLNPGSITLPKENSPHSYGSFEDGYFIIKNIEGNIILQKNLID; this is encoded by the coding sequence ATGAAACTATTAGTAATTTCAGATATACATGGCTCTCCTGTATATTTAAAAAAAGTTTTAGATATTTTTGAAAGAGAAAATTACGATAAACTTATTCTTTTAGGAGATGAGCTTTATCATGGACCTAGAAACCCTATTCCTGAGGGTTATAATCCTAAAGAGGTTATTGAATTATTAAATAATTATAAAAATAAAATTATAGCTGTAAGGGGAAATTGTGATAGCGAAGTTGATCAGATGATGCTTAACTTTCCTATTATGAGTGACTATCATCTTCTATTTTGGAATAATAAAAAAATTTTTATTACTCATGGACATATTTATAATAAAGATAATCCTCTACCTCTTGAAGATGGTGATATTCTACTTTATGGACATTTTCATATACCAATGATATTTGAAAATGATGGAAAGCTATTTTTAAATCCTGGTTCAATCACTCTACCTAAAGAAAATTCTCCTCACTCTTATGGTTCTTTTGAAGATGGATATTTTATTATTAAAAATATTGAAGGAAATATAATTTTACAAAAAAATTTAATAGATTAA
- a CDS encoding CBS domain-containing protein encodes MTLTDRQKEIIDIVKKYQPITGKEIGERLFLTRSALRTDFSILTGMKILESKPKIGYTYIGKNETEKVKDIMGPPITVDTNLSVYETIINIFSKDVGTIFITDNDQLVGVVSRKDLLKIAIGKTDIDKIPINVIMTRMPNIIYVEENDSVLDSVKKLITHQIDSLPVVRVEEKKGTKILKIVGRLTKTNITKLFMEFLSK; translated from the coding sequence TTGACACTAACTGATAGACAAAAAGAAATTATTGATATTGTTAAAAAATACCAGCCTATCACAGGTAAAGAGATTGGAGAACGTTTATTTTTAACTAGATCAGCCCTCAGAACAGATTTTTCAATTTTAACAGGAATGAAAATATTAGAATCTAAACCTAAAATTGGATATACTTATATAGGGAAAAATGAAACTGAAAAGGTAAAAGATATTATGGGTCCTCCTATAACAGTAGACACTAATCTTTCTGTTTATGAAACTATCATCAATATATTTTCAAAAGATGTAGGTACTATTTTTATAACTGACAATGATCAATTAGTAGGAGTTGTTTCTAGAAAAGATCTATTAAAAATAGCTATTGGAAAAACAGATATAGACAAAATTCCTATTAATGTGATTATGACTAGAATGCCTAATATCATATATGTTGAAGAAAATGACAGTGTTTTGGATAGTGTTAAAAAACTTATCACTCACCAAATTGATTCTTTACCAGTTGTAAGAGTTGAAGAAAAAAAGGGAACTAAAATTTTAAAAATTGTAGGACGTTTAACAAAGACAAATATTACAAAGTTATTTATGGAATTTTTATCGAAGTAA
- a CDS encoding pyruvate, phosphate dikinase, with protein sequence MKRVYGFNEGGKELIDILGGKGGNLAEMKRIGLPIPEGIIISTTACKEFFRDGKKITPELEKEILEKLEYLQEVTGKKFEGDNPLLVSVRSGAPISMPGMMDTILNLGLNDITAEKMSKIFNDEIFVHELYARFIQMFSEIVMGIEKELFFSLKEKLFAERKDEPKIETYKLVIKKSKELYKEKTGLDFPESAKEQLFMAVNAIFNSWENDRAILYRKINGIDDSMGTAVVIQEMVFGNRNDKSGTGVAFSRNPSNGENELFGEYLLKAQGEDIVAGIRTPEPIARLHEQLPEIYDEFARLAKVLENHNKDMQDIEFTIEDGKLYLLQTRNGKRSPYAAVKIAVDMVHEGILSKEEAIMKVDPNVLPQLLHGNFDPEAVKKATLLGKGLPGSAGVAIGRVMFASERVETRALAILVREETSPEDIKGISQAQGIVTVKGGATSHGAVVARGMGKCCVTGCGEIQINDIKREMYINGHTIKEGDFISISGYTGEIFLGKVKLTEPKFDDNLKEFVSWCKEIKRLGVRMNADTPADAFLGKGFGAEGIGLCRTEHMFFQKEKIWTIRSMIMSTNPVEREEALKKMLDLQREDFYNIFKVVDGQVVIIRLLDPPLHEFLPKEEKDKEKMASILNLPLIEIERRIRNLKDENPMLGHRGCRLAVTYPEIYNTQARGVIEAALQCKKEGINVKPEIMIPLIIGVGELKFIKQNITAEINKVFEEQGMSIEYKIGTMMETPRACLLADDIAKEAEFFSFGTNDLTQTTMGLSRDDSVKFIDDYHTHGIFKLEPFASIDVRGVGKLVKLGATLGREANPNLEIGICGEHGGDPKSIDFFEKTGLDYVSCSPFRVLVAIVAAAQSHIRNK encoded by the coding sequence ATGAAAAGAGTTTATGGTTTTAATGAAGGTGGAAAGGAATTAATAGACATATTAGGTGGAAAAGGTGGAAACTTAGCTGAAATGAAAAGAATAGGACTACCTATACCTGAAGGAATAATTATTTCAACTACAGCATGTAAAGAGTTTTTTAGAGATGGCAAGAAAATAACTCCAGAACTTGAAAAAGAAATTCTTGAAAAACTTGAATATTTACAAGAGGTAACAGGTAAAAAATTTGAAGGAGATAATCCTCTTCTTGTATCTGTAAGATCAGGAGCTCCTATATCTATGCCTGGAATGATGGACACTATATTAAACCTTGGACTTAATGATATCACTGCTGAAAAAATGTCAAAAATATTTAATGATGAGATATTTGTACATGAACTTTATGCTAGATTTATCCAAATGTTCTCTGAAATAGTTATGGGAATTGAAAAAGAACTTTTCTTCTCTTTAAAAGAAAAATTATTTGCTGAAAGAAAAGATGAGCCAAAAATTGAGACTTACAAATTAGTTATAAAAAAATCTAAAGAACTTTACAAAGAAAAAACTGGATTAGATTTCCCAGAATCTGCAAAAGAACAATTATTTATGGCAGTAAATGCTATCTTTAACTCTTGGGAAAATGACAGAGCTATTCTTTATAGAAAGATAAATGGAATTGATGACTCAATGGGAACTGCAGTAGTTATTCAAGAGATGGTATTTGGTAACCGTAATGATAAATCAGGTACTGGTGTTGCTTTCTCTAGAAACCCTTCTAATGGAGAAAATGAACTATTTGGAGAGTATCTATTAAAGGCTCAAGGTGAAGATATTGTTGCTGGTATCAGAACTCCTGAACCAATAGCTAGACTTCACGAACAACTTCCTGAAATCTATGATGAATTTGCTAGACTTGCTAAAGTTCTTGAAAATCACAATAAAGATATGCAAGATATTGAGTTTACAATTGAAGATGGAAAACTATATCTTCTTCAAACTAGAAACGGTAAGAGAAGTCCATATGCTGCTGTAAAAATAGCTGTTGATATGGTGCATGAAGGAATCTTATCTAAAGAAGAAGCTATTATGAAAGTTGATCCTAATGTTCTTCCTCAACTTCTTCATGGAAACTTTGACCCTGAAGCTGTTAAAAAAGCTACTTTACTTGGTAAAGGACTTCCAGGTTCAGCAGGAGTTGCAATTGGTAGAGTTATGTTTGCATCTGAAAGAGTTGAAACTAGAGCTCTTGCTATTCTAGTTAGAGAGGAAACTTCTCCAGAAGATATCAAAGGAATTAGCCAAGCTCAAGGTATTGTTACTGTTAAAGGTGGAGCTACATCTCATGGAGCTGTTGTTGCTAGAGGAATGGGTAAATGTTGTGTTACTGGTTGTGGAGAGATACAAATTAACGATATTAAGAGAGAGATGTATATCAATGGACATACAATAAAAGAGGGAGATTTTATCTCTATTAGTGGATACACAGGAGAAATTTTCCTTGGTAAAGTTAAACTTACTGAACCTAAATTTGATGATAATCTAAAAGAGTTTGTATCTTGGTGTAAAGAAATTAAAAGACTTGGAGTTAGAATGAATGCTGATACTCCTGCTGATGCTTTCTTAGGAAAAGGATTTGGAGCTGAAGGAATAGGACTTTGTAGAACTGAACATATGTTCTTCCAAAAGGAAAAAATCTGGACTATTAGAAGTATGATTATGAGTACTAACCCAGTTGAAAGAGAAGAAGCTCTTAAAAAGATGTTAGATCTTCAAAGAGAAGATTTCTACAATATCTTTAAAGTTGTTGATGGACAAGTTGTAATTATCAGATTACTTGACCCACCTCTACATGAATTTTTACCTAAAGAGGAAAAAGACAAAGAAAAAATGGCAAGTATATTAAATCTTCCATTAATCGAAATAGAAAGAAGAATTAGAAATCTTAAAGATGAAAACCCTATGCTTGGACACAGAGGATGTAGACTTGCTGTAACTTATCCTGAAATTTATAATACTCAAGCTAGAGGAGTTATTGAAGCTGCACTTCAATGTAAAAAAGAGGGAATCAATGTTAAACCTGAAATTATGATACCTCTTATCATAGGTGTTGGAGAGCTTAAATTTATAAAACAAAATATTACTGCTGAAATTAACAAGGTATTTGAAGAGCAAGGAATGAGTATAGAGTATAAGATTGGTACTATGATGGAAACTCCAAGAGCATGTCTATTAGCTGATGATATTGCTAAAGAAGCTGAATTCTTCTCATTTGGTACTAATGACTTAACTCAAACTACTATGGGACTTTCTAGAGATGACTCAGTTAAATTTATAGATGATTACCATACTCATGGTATCTTCAAACTTGAACCTTTTGCTTCTATTGATGTAAGAGGAGTTGGAAAACTTGTTAAATTAGGTGCTACTTTAGGAAGAGAAGCTAATCCTAATCTTGAAATAGGTATCTGTGGAGAACATGGTGGAGATCCGAAGAGTATAGATTTCTTTGAAAAAACTGGTCTTGACTATGTAAGTTGCTCACCATTTAGAGTACTTGTTGCTATTGTAGCAGCTGCACAAAGTCATATAAGAAACAAATAA
- a CDS encoding fructose-1,6-bisphosphatase, producing MSELEKVIAEQEIKYLTLLSGKFKNIGETATEIINLQAILNLPKGTEHFLSDIHGEYEAFNHVLKNGSGAVRQKIDEVFGDELNIFEKKELATVIYYPKEKIEWLAKDLKNMDKWYKTIIYRLIEICSVVSSKYTSSKVRKAMPKDFSYIIQEIIYERKELLNKKEYIANIIDTIISIGRAKEFVMAISNLIQRLIIDRLHIVGDIYDRGPSPHLIMDTLMNYHDVDIQWGNHDILWMGAGLGSKGCIANVIRICARYGNNDILEDAYGINLLPLATFAMENYGNDPCEYFQSRDGKSTPLKAQIHKAITVIQMKIEGNIIERNPDFNMEHRNMFRKIDFDRGVITLNGKEYELRDKNFPTVDKNNPLKLTREESEIMENLRLSFLRSEKLQRHIRFLFAKGSLYLKCNSNLLYHGCIPLTADGQLKDIYIRGEYLKGKAALDRAEKLCREAYFNRANSADSPEDKVKADFVWYMWCGKDSPLFGKDDMKTFERYFIENKETHVENKNPYYKFCNQEETCDMILKEFKLNPKISHIINGHVPVKEKKGESPIKANGKLYIIDGGFSKAYQPQTGLAGYTLIFNSYGMKLVSHAPFESAEKSIKEGKDIISSSRIVDVSQNRIRVKDTDIGKELQNQVNDLKKLLNAYRKGLIKNSEN from the coding sequence ATGAGCGAATTAGAAAAAGTTATTGCAGAACAAGAAATTAAATATCTTACTTTACTTTCTGGAAAATTTAAAAATATTGGTGAAACTGCTACTGAAATTATCAACTTACAAGCCATATTAAATTTACCAAAGGGTACAGAACACTTTCTTAGTGATATCCATGGAGAATATGAAGCTTTTAACCATGTTCTAAAAAATGGATCTGGTGCTGTTCGTCAAAAAATAGATGAAGTTTTTGGTGATGAACTTAATATTTTTGAGAAAAAAGAGTTAGCAACTGTTATATATTATCCAAAAGAAAAGATAGAGTGGTTAGCTAAAGATCTTAAAAATATGGATAAATGGTATAAAACTATTATCTATCGTCTAATTGAAATTTGTAGTGTTGTATCTTCTAAATATACAAGTTCAAAAGTTAGAAAAGCTATGCCTAAAGATTTCTCATATATTATTCAAGAAATTATATATGAAAGAAAGGAACTTTTAAATAAAAAAGAGTATATAGCTAATATCATTGATACAATTATCTCTATTGGAAGAGCTAAAGAGTTTGTTATGGCAATTTCAAATCTAATTCAAAGACTTATAATTGATAGATTACATATAGTGGGGGATATTTATGACAGGGGACCTAGTCCCCACCTCATTATGGATACTCTTATGAATTATCATGATGTTGACATTCAATGGGGAAACCACGATATTCTATGGATGGGAGCAGGACTTGGAAGTAAAGGTTGTATAGCTAATGTTATTAGAATATGTGCTAGATATGGTAATAACGATATTTTAGAAGATGCCTATGGAATCAATCTTCTTCCTCTAGCTACTTTTGCTATGGAAAATTATGGTAATGATCCTTGTGAATATTTCCAAAGTAGAGATGGAAAAAGTACTCCATTAAAAGCACAAATTCATAAGGCTATCACTGTTATTCAAATGAAAATTGAAGGTAATATTATTGAAAGAAACCCTGATTTTAATATGGAACATAGAAATATGTTTAGAAAAATTGATTTTGACAGAGGAGTTATAACATTAAATGGTAAAGAATATGAGTTAAGAGATAAGAACTTCCCAACTGTTGATAAAAATAACCCTTTAAAGCTTACTCGTGAAGAGAGTGAGATCATGGAAAATCTAAGACTTTCATTTTTAAGAAGTGAAAAGCTACAAAGACATATTAGATTTTTATTTGCTAAGGGAAGCTTGTATCTAAAATGTAACTCTAATCTTCTATATCATGGTTGTATTCCTCTTACTGCTGATGGACAATTAAAAGATATCTATATAAGAGGAGAGTATTTAAAAGGAAAGGCTGCTCTTGATAGAGCTGAAAAACTTTGCAGAGAAGCTTACTTTAATAGAGCTAATAGTGCTGATAGCCCTGAAGATAAGGTTAAAGCTGATTTTGTTTGGTATATGTGGTGTGGTAAAGACTCTCCTCTATTTGGAAAAGATGATATGAAAACTTTTGAACGTTATTTTATAGAAAACAAAGAAACTCATGTGGAAAATAAAAATCCTTACTATAAATTCTGTAATCAAGAGGAAACTTGTGATATGATTCTTAAAGAGTTTAAATTAAATCCTAAAATTTCTCATATTATTAATGGACATGTTCCTGTTAAAGAGAAAAAGGGAGAATCTCCTATTAAAGCAAATGGTAAGCTTTATATTATTGATGGTGGTTTCTCTAAAGCTTATCAGCCTCAAACTGGTTTAGCTGGATATACTCTAATTTTTAACTCTTATGGTATGAAATTAGTTTCTCATGCTCCTTTTGAGTCTGCTGAAAAATCTATAAAAGAGGGTAAGGATATTATCTCATCTAGTCGTATAGTTGA